A stretch of Homo sapiens chromosome 12, GRCh38.p14 Primary Assembly DNA encodes these proteins:
- the INTS13 gene encoding integrator complex subunit 13 isoform X10 has product MLSQRYFPLESLNSFGNLGDSHLGGGSREGSFKETITLKWCTPRTNNIVFSSISELHYCTGAYRISPVDVNSRPSSCLTNFLLNGRSVLLEQPRKSGSKVISHMLSSHGGEIFLHVLSSSRSILEDPPSISEGCGGRVTDYRITDFGEFMRENRLTPFLDPRYKIDGSLEVPLERAKDQLEKHTRYWPMIISQTTIFNMQAVVPLASVIVKESLTEEDVLNCQKTIYNLVDMERKNDPLPISTVGTRGKGPKRDEQYRIMWNELETLVRAHINNSEKHQRVLECLMACRSKPPEEEERKKRGRKREDKEDKSEKAVKDYEQEKSWQDSERLKGILERGKEELAEAEIIKDSPDSPEPPNKKPLVEMDETPQVEKSKGPVSLLSLWSNRINTANSRKHQEFAGRLNSVNNRAELYQHLKEENGMETTENGKASRQ; this is encoded by the exons gtgATTCGCATCTAGGTGGCGGCAGTCGAGAAGGCTCGTTTAAAGAAACAATAACATTAAAGTGGTGTACACCAAGGACAAATAACATTG tgttttcttctatttcagaaTTACACTATTGTACTGGAGCTTATCGGATTTCACCTGTAGATGTAAATAGTAGACCTTCCTCCTGCCTTactaattttcttctaaatg GTCGTTCTGTTTTATTGGAACAACCACGAAAGTCAGGTTCTAAAGTCATTAGTCATATGCTTAGTAGCCATGGAGGAGAGATTTTTTTGCACGTCCTTAGCAGTTCTCGATCCATTCTAGAAGATCCACCTTCAATTAGTGAAGGATGTGGAGGAAGAGTTACAGACTACCGGATTACA GATTTTGGTGAATTTATGAGGGAAAACAGATTAACTCCTTTTCTAGACCCCAGATATAAAATCGATGGAAGTCTTGAGGTCCCTTTGGAACGAGCAAAAGATCAGTTAGAAAAACATACCCGTTACTGGCCTATGATCATTTCACAAACCACCATTTTTAACATGCAAGCG gTAGTTCCATTAGCCAGTGTTATTGTGAAAGAATCTCTGACAGAAGAAGATGTGTTAAACTGTCAAAAAACAATATACAACTTAGttgatatggaaagaaaaaatgatccTCTACCTATTTCCACAGTTGGTACAAGAGGAAAGGGCCCTAaaag AGATGAACAATACCGTATCATGTGGAATGAATTAGAAACCCTTGTCAGAGCCCATATCAACAACTCAGAGAAACATCAAAGAGTCTTGGAATGTCTGATGGCATGCAGGAGCAAACCCCCAGAAGAGGAAGAACGAAAGAAAcgaggaagaaagagggaagacaAAGAGGACAAGTCAGAGAAAGCAGTGAAAGATTATGAACAGGAAAAGTCTTGGCAAGACTCAGAGAG ATTAAAAGGAATCTTAGAGCGTGGAAAAGAAGAATTGGCTGAAGCTGAGATTATAAAAGATTCGCCTGATTCCCCAGAACCTCCAAACAAAAAACCCCTTGTTGAAATGGATGAAACTCCACAAGTGGAAAAATCAAAAG GGCCAGTGTCGTTATTATCCTTGTGGAGTAATAGAATCAATACTGCCAATTCCAGAAAACATCAGGAATTTGCTGGACGTTTGAACTCTGTTAATAACAGAGCTGAACTATATCAACATCTTAAAGAGGAAAATGG gATGGAgacaacagaaaatggaaaagccAGCCGGCAGTGA